The window TAGGAGCCGAGTGGGGTCGTCCCCCGGGCCTCTTGACGGGCCCTGGTAGCTTGCTTCGGTCGTTCCGGCACAGGGGTCGGCCGGGTTGCGTCCGGGCCGCCCGGCTACAGCTTGGGGGCTGCAGTGACTTCGGTGATCTTCTCTCGTCGCACGGGAGCGCGTCGACGGCTGCGGGTCGCGGCGGCGGCCGCGGGGCTGGCCGGTGCGCTCGCGCTCTCCGCGTGCAGCAGTGACAGCGGCTCGGGGGACGACTCCGCGTCCAGCCCGGCTCCGTCCGCCTCGGCGTCCGACGGCGCGGGCGACTCCGGCTCCGGTTCGGGCACCGACTCCGGCTCCGACACGCTGGCCGGCAGCTGGCTCGCGACGACCGACGGCAAGGCCGTGGCCCTGGTCATCACCGGCAAGCAGGCCGCGATCTTCGCGACCGGCGGGACCGTGTGCACCGGCACCGCGGGCGAGGAGTCCGGCATGCGGATGATCCGCCTGAAGTGCGGGGACGGCAGCAAGGACCGGACGACCGGCATGGTCGACTCCCTCGACAAGAGCAGCCTGAAGGTCACCTGGGAGGGCGGCGTCGGCGAGGAGACCTACACCAAGGCCGAGAAGGGCACGAAGCTGCCGACCGGACTGCCCACGGGCGGACTCGGGTAGGAGTGCGACTCCGCAGGGCGGCCTGCCCGGGTGCGTGAGGGTCCGTCCGTCCGAGATGATCCATCCATCGGAACCGCTCACCGCCATCACGCACCAGAGGTCCCCATGCGCACCCTTCCTCCCCTCGCCCTGGCCGCCGCCCTCGCCGGGACGCTCCTGCTGACCGCCTGCGACGACGACGGGGCCGGCGCCGACGACGTCAAGAACGCGGACCGGCCGGCCGCTTCGGCCTGCGCGCTCGGCGACATGGGCGTGCAGATCGGGGCCGGCGCCGCCCCGGCCGCCGGGGACACCGGCACCGTCACCGTGACGCTCACGAACAAGGGCGCGCAGTGCACGCTGAAGGGCTTCCCCGGCGTGGACCTGATGGCCGACGACAGCACGACGTCCGTTTCCCCGGACGAGGGCGTGAAGGCCCAGCCGCTCACGCTCGGCAAGGGCGGCACCACGTCCTTCACCATCACCTACGTCCGCGGCGAGGCGGGCTCACCCAAGAGTCTCCCCGTGCGGAAGGCGTCCTTCACCCTGCCCGGCGCCACCGAGGACGCGCACACCCTGACGTGGTCGTACGGAGAAGTCGCACGCAGGGACGGGGAGAGCGGCGCGGCCCAGGCCTCGGTGAGCGGCTTCGAGTCCTCGGGCGACTGACGGCGGCTCAGCGCAGCGGCGGCCGGTGCCCGACCTGGGCCCGGTCGGCCGCCTGCGCGCCCTCCGTCCAGCCCGCCGCGTCGCGCACACCGCGCAGGCGGGTCGTGGTGGTCTCCGGGAACATACGGTCCAGCCGTCCGGTGACCGCGACATCGCGGGAGGCCAGCACCGGCAGCAGGTCGTCGCTCACCTGGGCCTGGGCCACTTCCCCCAGCCGGGTGCCGATGCGGTGGGCGTAGGCCGCGAGGAAGGACTGCCGGAACGTCTTGGTGCGCTTGCGGCCCCCCGCGCGCTGGGCGGCCTCCGCCTTCGTCATCGCGGTCGTGGCCTGCACGAGGAGCGAGGTGTAGAGGAGTTCGACCGCCTCCAGGTCGGTCTCGAAGCCGACGACGGTGGAGAAGCCGAAGGGTTCGTTCCACACCGCCCGGCAGTGGTTGGCGGAGGCGACGGCGTCCAGCAGCACCGCCTTGGCCTGCTCGTACGGCGGTTCCACACCGATCCGGCAGGCGTCGGGGGTGTCGGGCGAGGGCGCCCGCGCGGCGAGCAGCGCCTCGTCGACGCTGTGCCGGGCCATCAGCTCCTGCGCCTTGGCGCTGAGCGCCTCCGCCTCCTCCGGGAACCCGGTGGCCTCCGCCTTGGCGAGCAGGGCGCGGATACGGGTGAGCATCCGGGACTCGGTCCTGGCCCCGCCGTTCGCCCCACCGGCCGCGTCCCCCGCCCTGTCGTCGAGGGATTCGAGGGCGGGCAGCCGCAGCAGCAGGCGGTACAGCTCCAGCACGGCGGTGGCCTGCGAGAAGCGGTCGGTGCGGGGCGGGGCATCGGCGGGGAGTTCCGCGAGCTGTGCGCTCCAGCGGCGGCCGCGGGCCCGGTCGCCGGGTGCCTGCGCCCGGATCAGCCCGGCCACGAGCAGCACATGGACGTCCTCCAGCTCGCTCCGGACGATCCGTACGACATCGGCCGGCTGCCAGCCGCGCCGCCAGGACGCCGCGACGAACTCCTCGCCGCGCCGGGCGAGTTCGGCATCGGCCGCCGGGTCGGAGGCGAGCAGGGACGCGCCGGTGTCGAGGGCCGTCTCGCCGGTCGCGTACAGGGCGGCTTCGAACGCGCGGTCGACGGTGGAGGACGTACTGCTCACGGCCCGATGGTGCCACGCATTCGACTGTCAACCCACGGTTGACACCTCTAGGAGCGCAACCTACGGTTGACAGCATGACGAAGAACCCCGACATCACGTCATCCGTGCGCCTCGACGATCTGATCGCGGCGATCAAGAAGGTTCATCAGGAACCCCTCGAACAGCTCCAGGACGCGGTGATCGCCGCCGATCACCTCGGTGAGGTGGCCGACCATCTGATCGGCCACTTCGTGGACCAGGCCCGGCGCTCGGGCGCCTCCTGGACGGACATCGGCAAGAGCATGGGGGTCACCCGGCAGGCCGCGCAGAAGCGCTTCGTGCCGAAGGAGTCGGCCGACCTCGACCCGAGCCAGGGCTTCAACCGCTACACGCCCCGCGCCCGCAACACGGTGATGGCCGCGCACAACGAGGCCAGGTCCGCGCGCAACGCCGAGGGCCTGCCCGAGCACCTCGTCCTCGGCCTGCTGGCCGAGCCGGAGGGTCTCGCCGCGAAGGCGATCACCGTCCAGGGCGTGACCCTCGACGCTCTGCGCGAGGCGGCCACGGCGGCCCTCCCGCCCGCCGTCGAGGAGGCCCCGGAGCTCGTGCCGTACGGCCAGGCCGCCAAGAAGGTCCTGGAGCTCACCTTCCGCGAGGCCCTGCGCCTCGGCCACAACTACATCGGCACCGAGCACATCCTGCTGGCCCTGCTGGAGCACGAGAACGGCGAGGGCGTCCTCAGCGGCCTCGGCATCGGCAAGGAGCCGACCGAGCAGTACGTCGTGACGGTGCTGGAGAAGATCATGCTGGCGCAGAAGGAGACACCGGACGAGTCGTGACGGGGCCCGACCAGGCCCGACGAGGCCGGACGGGGCGGCGATCGGAAGGCGGTCGGCGGGCGATCGGGAGGCGTTCGAGGGGCGGTCCGGGGGGCGTTGTCAGACCCCCCTGCCAGACTCACGGCATGACCGACCGGTGGGCGCTCGCTCCGGCCGAGGACGGTGGCGTGGACGTCGCCCCCCTCGGTCCGGACGGGCTGCCCATCGGACCGGTGCGGCGGGAGACGGATCCCGCCGAGGCCGTGCGGAGCCGTCCCGGCGTCACGCGGTGGGTGTGGCGGTCCACCGCCGAGGTCTACCCGCGCCTGCTCGCCACGGGGGTGCGAGTCGAGCGGTGTTACGACGTCGAGGCCGCCGAGACACTCCTCCTCGGTCACGAGGGGCGGTACGGGGAACCCCGTTCGGCCGCGGCCGCCCTGGCCCGGCTGCGCGGCGGCCCCGTACCGCCCGATCCGCCCCAGCGCTCCGCCGAACCGGGCTCGCAGTCCTCCCTGTTCGAGCCGCAGGGCGTCCCGCTCCCCCTGCCGGACCTCCTCGCGGTCTACGCCGAGCAGCAGCGGCGGCACGAGAGCGCCGAGCATCCCGACCGCATGCGACTGCTCACGGCCGCCGAGTCGGCGGGCATGCTGGTGGCCGCCGAGATGAACCGCGCCGGGCTGCCCTGGAGCGCCGAGGTGCACCGGGCCGTCCTGCACGACCTGCTGGGCGACCGGTACGCGGGCGGCGGCGAGCCCCGCCGGCTGGCCGAACTGGCCGACGAGGTGTCCACGGCGTTCGGCCGCAGGGTCCGCCCCGACCTGCCGGCCGACGTCGTCAAGGCCTTCGCGCAGGCCGGCATCAAGGTCTCCTCGACCCGCCGCTGGGAGATCGAGACCGTCGACCACCCGGCCGTGAAACCCCTGATCGAGTACAAGAAGCTGTACCGCGTCTGGGTCGCCCACGGCTGGTCCTGGCTCCAGGACTGGGTGCGCGAGGGGCGGTTCAGACCCGAGTTCCTCGCGGGCGGCACGGTGACCGGGCGCTGGGTGACCAACGGCGGGGGCGGGCTCCAGATCCCCAAGGTGATCCGGCGGGCGGTGGTCGCCGACCCCGGCTGGCGGCTCGTCGTCGCCGACGCCGACCAGATGGAACCGCGCGTCCTCGCCGCGATCTCCCGCGACCCCGGCCTGATGGAGGTGGCGGGCCGGGAGAGCGACCTGTACCAGTCCGTCTCCGACCGCGCCTTCTCCGGCGACCGCGCCCAGGCCAAACTCGCCGTGCTCGGCGCGGTCTACGGCCAGACCTCTGGCGACGGCCTGAAGAACCTCGCCGCGCTCAGACGCCGCTTCCCCAGGGCGGTGGCGTACGTCGACGACGCCGCCCGCGCCGGCGAGGAGGGCCGGCTCGTCCGCACCTGGCTCGGCCGGACCTGCCCGCCGGCGGCCCGCGGAACGGACGACGCGACGGAGGAGGCCGGCATCCCCGTCGCCGACGACGACTCCGCCGCCCCCTGGGTCCCCGGCTACGCCTCCACCGACGCCCGCGCCCGCGGCCGCTTCGCCCGCAACTTCGTCGTCCAGGGCAGCGCCGCCGACTGGGCCCTGCTCCTGCTCGCCGCACTGCGCCGGACCTGCGCGGACCTCGCCGCCGAACTGGTCTTCTTCCAGCACGACGAGGTGATCGTGCACTGCCCCGAGGAGGAGACGGAGGCGGTCGTGGCGGCGATCCAGGAGGCCGCGGCCCTGGCCGGCCGGCTGACCTTCGGCGAGACCCAGGTGCGGTTTCCGTTCACCACGGCGGTGGTGGAGTGCTACGCGGACGCCAAGTGACTCCCAGCACCGGCCGGTCGGTCAGTCGGCCGGGGCCAGCAGTTCGCGGAGTTCCGTGACCACCGTCCGCTCATCCGTCCCGTCCAGCGCCGCGAGTGCCCAGCGCCACTCCTCGTACGCCGCCTCCGGCCGCCCCCGCTCCCGCAGCAGCAGCCCGCGCTGATGGCGGGCGAGACCGCCGGTGTAGCGGTCGGCGCGGGCGTCGGCCCGGGCCAGCAGCTCGGCGCACTCACGGGCGGCCCGCCCGGTGCGGCCCAGCAGACGGAGGGCCCGGACCAGCCCGAGCCGGGTCTGGGCCTCGCCGTGCCAGTCGCCCTGGCCGCCGAGGATGCGCAGGCTCTCCTCGAAGTGCGGAAGGGCCGCGGCCGGTTCGCCGAGCCGCAGATGGGCGTAGCCGATGTTGCAGTGCGCGGAGTGCCGCAGGATGACGGCACCGATGTCCTCCCCGATGGCCAGCGAACGCCGGTGCTGCTCGATGGCCGCCCGCGCGTCGGTGTGCTCGTAGAGGTTGCCGAGGTGGCTGTGGGTGACGGCCTCGCCGTACGGGTCGTCCAGCTGCCGCGCGTACTCCAGGCTCAGCAGCAGCGCCTCACCCGCCTCGGCGTGCCGGCCGAGCCCGTCGAGCAGCAGGCCGCGGTTGTTGAGGCAGCGCCGGATCCAGGAGGGGTGGTCCAGCCGCCGCCAGAGGTCGAGCGCGCGGTCGTTGAGGTCGAGGGCCTCGTTGTGCCGGCCGGTCAGGAAGTGCAGTCCGGCGAGGTCGACCAGCGCGCACGCCTCCGCCGCCCGGTCACCGAGCCGCCGCGCCACACGGAGGCCGGCCCGCCCGAGCACCTCCATCTCGGCGACCCGCCCCCTGCGGTGCGCGTAGGGAAGGATCAGCCGTACGACAGCGCTGACCAGGCCCGCCCGCCGCCGGCAAGGGTCGTCCGCATGCCGCCCGACCAGGGCGACGAGGTTCGCCAACTCCCGGTCTCCCCAGGCGAAGGCCTCCTCGGGACTGCCGAAGGGGCCGACGGTGTCGACAGGGCCGTCCCCGTACCCGTCCGGCTGACCCGCGCTGGGCCGACGACGGTCGTCCTGGTCGGGCCCGGGCTCGACGATCGCGACGAGAACGCGCTCGGCGACGTCGGCGTACCACCGCAGGGCCGTCTCGACGACGTCACCACGGATCCCGACACCAGCCACCTCACCACCCATCGCACCGGCCCGCTCACGCGCGAAGTCCCGCACCAGGTCGTGCGGCTCGTACCGGCCGTACGCCGTCTCCTCCAGCAGGGCGACGTCCACGAGCCGGTCGAGGGCGGCCTCGGCACGCCGTTCACCCGTACCGATGAGACGGGCGAGCAACGGGACGCCGTACGTGGGCAGATCGAGCCCGCCGACGCGACACAGGGCGAGGGCCGCGTCCCGGTCGGCCTCGCGTTCGGAGGCGGCGAGCGCGTCGTGCGCGACGGCCAGGGACCGGCGGACGCTCAGGTCGTCGTACTCCAGGTGGTGCAACCGCTCGTCCGCGGCGGCCAGTTGACCGGCGAGGACGTCCGGGGTGAGGGCCTGCCGGGCGGCGAGCCGAGCGGCGACGACGCGCAGGGCCAGCGGGAGCCTGCCGGTGAGGGCGACGAGGGGGTGACGGGCGTCGAGAATGCCCGGCTCAGAGCCCTGCGGAGGGTACGGCTCGGCCCGGCCCGAGGCCCTGCGCAGCAGTTCGGCGCTCTCCTCGTCCGTGAGCGGGGCGAGCGGGAAACGGGTCACGCCGTCGAGGGCGGTCAGCGGCGAGCGGCTCGTCACGATCACCCCGCACCGCGCACCCCCCGGCAGCAACGGCCGTACCTGCGCGGCGCTCGCGGCGTCGTCCAGCACCAGGAGCGTGCGGGTCGGCGCGAGCAGGGACCGCAGCAACGCCGAGGCCGCGTCAGGGTGTTCGGGGACACGGCAGGGCTCGACGCCCAGATCACGCAGCAGGGCGGTGAGCGCCTGGCCGGGGGTGAGCGGGGTCATGCCGGGGGTGGCACCGTGCAGGTTGAGACAGAGCTGCCCGTCGGGGAATCGCGCCGCCACCTCGTGCGCGACATGCAGCGCGAGGGCGCTCTTGCCGACACCGGCCATGCCGCTGAGGACGGCGGTGGGGTGCGGCCCGGGCGTCGTGAGGGCACGGCGCAGGGAATCGCGCACGCCGCTGCGCCCCGTGAAATGGGCTGGCGGCGGCGGCAGTTGAGCAGGCGAGGGCGTCACGGAGGCGACGGAACGCCGCACGACGGGCGGGGACGACGGCGAACCTCCACCACCGATGTCCGCCGCACCGGCGGCACTCCCCAGCCCCTCCGGACCACCGCTCCCCGGCCCCTGCGCACCACCGCTCCCCACGGCCCCCCGCAACACCTCCACATGCGCCTCGCGCACCCCCGGCCCCGGCTCGATGCCGAGCCGTTCGACGAGGCGGGTGCGCAACTCGTGATGGACGGCCAGGGCCTCGGCCTGGCGGCCGGTGCGGTGCAGGGCGAGCATGAGCTGCCGGTGGTACGCCTCCCGCAGCGGATACTCGGCGGCCAACGCCGCCAACTCCGGCACCAGCCCATCGAGCCGCGGACCGCCCAGGGCCAACTCGGCGTCGTAGCGCCACTCCAGGAGCAGCAGCCGCGCCTCGCGCAGCCGCCGTACGAAGGCGTAGCCGCCCACGTCGGACGGCAGCCCGGCGAGCGGTGCGCCCCGCCACAGCGCGAGCGCGGCGGCGCACGCGCGGACGACCCGCTCCCAGTCCCGGCCGGCGTGCGCGGCACGCGCCTCGGCGACTCGGGCCTCGAACACGTGAACGTCCAGCTCGCCGTCGTCGACGCGCAGCACATACCCGGACGGCACGGTGCGCAGCCGCTCGGGATCGTCGAGCATCCGCCGCAGCCGGGCTACGTGATTGTGCAGCGAGGCCTGGGCGGAAGCGGGCGGAGCCCCGCCCCACAGCGCGTCCTTGAGCGACGCGGCGGAGACGACCCGCCCGGCGTCGAGCAGCAACGCGGCGAGCAACACCCGCACCTTGGGGCTCGCGATCCCCCGCGCCTCGCTCCGCCCGCCTCCATGGGCGTCGTAGAGCCCCGGCGGCCCGAGCAACCCGAACCGCAGCGCACACCGCTCCCCGGATCCCGCTGCGCTCTCGCCATGTCCCGAGCAGGGAGATGCCGCCATCACTCCCCGCCTCCCGTGTCACCGCCCTCGACGAATGTCCGCCCCATGGCCAACTGTTGGCCATATGTTAGCGATCCGTTGGCACGACCTGATGTGATCACTACGTCGGATCTGGCCGGGCGGCGTGCGCGTCTCGGCGCGCCACTCGGGGGAGTGTCGCCGCCACGGTCGGTTCCGGGTCCCGGTCGGCGGAGGTGAACGGCCGGGGCCCACTCAACTTCCGCCCCACCAGCGTGGCTCCGGCCGCCGTCAGATGACGGGCGGCCTCCCCAGCCGCGTGAGCCGCCACACCGTGCGCCAGCGCATGGGCCGCCGCTCGCCCGCCGGCTCCCGTACACCTTCCAGGAATCCGCCGAACCAGGCACGCAGCCCGGCGGCGGAACGGTTCCGGGCGAGGGTGAGCAGCACCCACACGCCCAGATGGACGGGGACGAGCACGACCGGCAGCCGGCGCCGGGCCAGCCAGACCCGGTTGCGGGCGTTCACGCGGTAGTAGATGGCGTGCCGGGCGGGCGAGGTCTTCGGGTGCTGGAGCAGCAGTTCGGGCGCGTAGAGGATGTGCCAGCCCGCGTCGGCCGCGCGCCAGGCCAGGTCGGTCTCCTCATGGGCGAAGAAGAACTCGGCGGGCCAGTCGCCGACCTCGTCGAGCATCGCCATCCGCAAAGCGTGCCCGCCACCGAGGAACCCGGTGACGTAACCGCCCCGCAGGGGGTCCGAACCACCCACCCGGGGCACGTGCCGCTGCTGCGTCTCGCCGAGTTCGTCGGCGATACGGAACCCGACGATGCCGAGCCGTTCGTCGGCGGCGTACAGATCCCGCACACGGCGCAGCACATCGGCGTCCACGAGCAGCCCGTCGTCGTCCAGATCGACGACGACATCGACGTCCCCGAACTCCCGCAGCCGCGCCAGGGCAGCGTTCCGGCCCCCGGGGCACCCCAGGTTCTCGTCGAGCTCGACGGGCGTGACCTCACCGGGCAGCGAGAGCCGCTCGGCGAACTCGGGCAGCGGGCAGCCGTTGCCGACGATCACGATCCGCTCGGGCGGCACGTCCTGCTTGGCCACGGAACGGAGCAGCGCGTCGACCTCCTCGGGCCGATTGCCCATCGTCACCACGGCGACGGCGATCCTGGGCGCCCCCATGTCCTCACCTCATCACGGTCGGCAACTGACGGGTCGACGGGCGATGCTAGCCGTTCACGATAAGGCCCCCTTAAATACGCCTGCCGGACGACGGTCCGGCTGACTCGTTCGGCCGAAGCGACACCCGACCCGATCGGGCACAGGAAGTCGGGTCCAGCAGGGGCCCGGCTACCTAGCGTGGTGAACACCAAAGAGGCACGAAGAAGGAAACGGGAAGGAACCGGGCGTGCTGGAGCGACTCAACCAGGCCATGGACCACATCGAGCGCCACCTCGACGACTCGGTGGACGCCGTGGAACTGGCACGGATCGCGGCCACCTCGGAGTACCACCTGCGCCGCATGTTCTCCGCACTGGCAGGCATGCCCTTGTCGGAGTACATCCGCCGCCGCCGGCTGACGGTCGCGGGCGCGGAGGTGCTGTCGGGGGACGCGACGCTCCTGGAGATCGCGATCCGCTACGGCTACGGCTCCGGCGAGGCCTTCGCACGGGCGTTCCGCTCGATGCACGGCGTGGGCCCGGGCGAGGCCCGGCGCACCGCCGCCGCACTCGTCTCCCAGCCCCGGCTGACCTTCCGCCTCACCGTCGAAGGGAGCAGCAGCATGCACTACCGAGTGGTGGACCGCCCGGCCTTCACCGTCACCGGCTTCAAGACCCGCATCCCCCTGATCCACTCAGGCCCCAACGAGTCGATCATCAACTTCGTCCGCGGCCTCGACAAACAGGCCCTGGAACACCTGCGAAACCTCTCCACCCAGGACCCCCAGGGCATCATCGCGGTCTGCGACGACCTGGACCCGAGCCGCGCCGAGGGCACGGAACTCGACTACTACCACGCCGTGATCACCACACCCCCGACCCCGGCCCCCGAGGGCACCACCACCCTCCCGGTCCCGTCCGGCACCTGGGCGGTCTTCACCACCTCCGGCCCGGCCCCCCAGGCCATCCAGCACCTCTGGCGAGACATCTTCACCGAGTGGTTCCCCTCCAACCCCTACCGCAGCCGCCCCGGCCCGGAACTCCTCCGAACCGAACTCTCGACGGACGGCACCCGGGCGAACGCCGAGCTGTGGCTCCCGGTGGAGCGCGAAGCCGCCCACTGACACAGAGAACCCCAGGCCGGATTCCATCCGACCTGGGGTTCCAGGTCAGCGAGCAAAGCCAGAATGCTCATAGCACTCGATGCAGTTTCGTGCAGCACCGTCCGCCACGCATCGCTCATACTTCAGGCCTACGCCCGCAGACCAGCAACTGGGCAGCCCGAACTGCCATAAGGGCGGAAGTGCGACCCAAGGAAATCGCCGCAGCGAAGTCGCGCCGCCGGGGCGAGTAATCATTCTGGGGTCAGCCGCCGAGCCGAGGGTGCGCAGCGCCGTCGCTGCCAGGCCTTGGGTGTCCGCGGCCAAGGGGAAACTCAGCCTCCGGAAACCTCTTCGCCCGTACCGTCGCCCTGCCTATGCTGCGACCCGACCCCTTCCTCGACTGACGAGGCCGACATGCAGCAGTCATGGAACAGCGACCGCCGCCGCACCGCGATCGGTCGCTCCAGCCTCTCCGTGCCAGCCCGCCAGGCTCTGGCCGACCGCCAGCTCAACGCGGACCGCACGATCCTCGACTACGGATGCGGCCGAGGCGGCGATGTCGCCTCCCTCCAGCGCCTCGATTGCAAGATCACCGGTTGGGACCCTTACTACAGCTCGAGCGCCCCGGTGGCCCCCTCCGACGTCGTCCTCCTCACCTACGTCCTGAACATCATCGAGGACCCCGCCGAGCGTAGGCAGACGCTCAAGGAGGCATGGAGGCTCGCCACCTCCGTACTCATCGTCTCGGCCCGCCTCTCTTGGGAGCGGTTCAAAGTCCGCGGCCAGGAGTACGGCGACGGCCTCCTCACCAGCAGGCAGACGTTCCAGCACCTCTTCAGCCCGGACGAGCTCCGGATCTACGTCGAGGAGGTCACAGGAACACGCTGCATTTCAGCGGCTCCCGGCATCGTGTACGCCTTCAAGGACGACTCAGCCCGACTGGCCTACCTCGCACACCGCATCGTCCCTGACGCCGAGTGGCTAGCTTCAGCCGATACCACTTCGGCTATCGCCTCGCTGGTCGACTACGTCGAACGGCGTGGCCGCCCGCCCCGTGTCGACGAGATGCCCCGGCCGATGGCCGAACAGCTCGCCCACCTGAAACCCGGCGAACTCAAGCGCCTCATACGCGACTCCGTCGACGCCGAGAAGGTCTCCGAGGGCGCCAAGCGCACGACGTTGAACACGCTGCTGTTCCTCGCCGTCGAGCTCTTCAACAGCCGAGGCCCGTTCAGCAGCCTCCCCCTCGGCGTCCAGCTCGACGTCCGTTCGTTCTTCACCTCGTACAAGGAAGCCTGCCAGCGCTCCGACCGGCTGCTCCTCAAGCTCCGGGACGACACCTATATCCGGGGCGCCATGAACGCCTCCAGCGTCGGCAAGATCACCCCGACCGCGCTGTACGTACACCGTCGGGCGATCGACCGGATGCCGACAGTCCTGCGCCTGTACGAGCACTGCGCCTCCGTCGCCGCCGGCCGCCCTCAGGAATGGACTATCGCCAAGCTGAAGCACCAGGGGCGAGCCGTCAGCTGGCTCGACTACCCGGGATTCGACAAGGACCCGCATCCGCGGATCACGTCCTCATACCTCGTAGATCTCAAGACCCTCGAAACGTCGCACATGTCCTACGCGAACTCCGCCAACCGTCCTCTGCTTCACCGCAAGCACGAATTCCTGGCGCCCGACGACCCGGACGTGCTGCGCTACCGCCGTCTGACCGAGTCCGAACTACGCGTCGGCCTCTACGAGAATCCGCACCTGATCGGCACCGAGAATGGCTGGGAGGCCGAACTGATCAGGTGCGGTCGCATGCTCCGGGGACACCGGCTGATCCGGCGCCCCGGAGACTGAGCAGCTCAAACCGTCAGGAGGCATCCGGTTGCATGTACGCGATCGTCTCCGCCAGCCCGGCCGGGTCGAAGTCCGAGACCTGCCCGGGGAACCACGAGAAGCGGAGGCCATTGGTGGCCACCTCCTCCGGGAGGCCCATTGCGGTCAGCACGTGGCTCGGCGTGTACGAGGCGCTGGTGCATGCGGAACCGGTCGCCACGGCCACCTGGTCTTTGATCCGTACGATCAGGGCCTCGGCGTTGAGCCCGTCGAAGGTCACATTGAGGATGTGCGGGACCGCGTGGTCGGCATCGCCGTTGATCTGGAAGCGGGTCTTGCCGAGCGCGTCGAGCAGCCGCTCCCGCATCTCCTTCGCGTCCCGCTCCCAACGCGACCGGTTGTCCTGGAAGACCTTGGCTGCTTCGTACAGCCCCATGATCAGCGGCACAGGGAGCGTCCCGGGGCGCAGCTTTCGTTCCTGCCCGCCGCCGAAAATGATCGGCTCCAGCGGCACCTTGTCCCAACCTCGACGCCGGGTCACCAGAGCGCCGATCCCCTTGGGTGCACCGATCTTGTGGCCGCTGATGCTGGTCAAATCGATGGGCGCCTTCAGGTCCTCGGGAACCTTTGCGTACCCCTGCGCGGCATCGACGTGGAGATAAGTCGGGGTCTTCTGGAGCTTCTCTGCCAGCTCGGCCACGGGCTGGATGACGCCCGTCTCATTGTTCACGTGCATGAGCGAGACGAGCAGGGTGTCCGGCCTCAGCTTCTCCAGCACGGCCTCCGTCGAGATCCGTCCCGAGGGGCCGGGCTCCAGGAAATCGACCTCGAACCCCTGCTTCTCCTGCAGATGCAGCAGCGGCTCGATAACCGCCTTGTGCTCGATGGCGGAGGTGATGATGTGCTTCCGGCCGTGCTTCTCGCCGTACGGGGCCATACCGAGCAGGGCGATGTTGTTGGACTCCGTCGCTCCACTGGTGAAGATGACTTCTTCGGTCCTCACACCGACCGTACTGGCAAGGAACGCCCTGGCCTCCTGGACCGCCTTCTTTGCCCGGGCTCCGTACTCATGGGTGCGGCTGCCGGCGTTGCCGAAGTCTTCGGTCATCCAGTGGAGCACCACGTCAGCCACCCGCGGCTCCACACGGGTCGTCGCCGCCACATCCAGATACGCCACCACAGCGCTCACCCATCCCAGAGCATCATCCCGTTACCGGGTACGTCAAACCGTTAACGTACACGCATGCTCGACTGACGCACAGCGCGGCGCCTCAGAGTTGTCAACGCAGACATCGGCGTACGTCTTCCCGGGCAGGAACGCCCTTCGCGCAAGCCAGGCGTTCCCCCAGACCTGCCGGTGCGTCTTACGCACGTGAAGGTGACGTAACTTCAGCAGGCTGCGTACGT of the Streptomyces koelreuteriae genome contains:
- a CDS encoding DUF4232 domain-containing protein; translation: MRTLPPLALAAALAGTLLLTACDDDGAGADDVKNADRPAASACALGDMGVQIGAGAAPAAGDTGTVTVTLTNKGAQCTLKGFPGVDLMADDSTTSVSPDEGVKAQPLTLGKGGTTSFTITYVRGEAGSPKSLPVRKASFTLPGATEDAHTLTWSYGEVARRDGESGAAQASVSGFESSGD
- a CDS encoding DUF2786 domain-containing protein yields the protein MSSTSSTVDRAFEAALYATGETALDTGASLLASDPAADAELARRGEEFVAASWRRGWQPADVVRIVRSELEDVHVLLVAGLIRAQAPGDRARGRRWSAQLAELPADAPPRTDRFSQATAVLELYRLLLRLPALESLDDRAGDAAGGANGGARTESRMLTRIRALLAKAEATGFPEEAEALSAKAQELMARHSVDEALLAARAPSPDTPDACRIGVEPPYEQAKAVLLDAVASANHCRAVWNEPFGFSTVVGFETDLEAVELLYTSLLVQATTAMTKAEAAQRAGGRKRTKTFRQSFLAAYAHRIGTRLGEVAQAQVSDDLLPVLASRDVAVTGRLDRMFPETTTTRLRGVRDAAGWTEGAQAADRAQVGHRPPLR
- a CDS encoding Clp protease N-terminal domain-containing protein, producing MTKNPDITSSVRLDDLIAAIKKVHQEPLEQLQDAVIAADHLGEVADHLIGHFVDQARRSGASWTDIGKSMGVTRQAAQKRFVPKESADLDPSQGFNRYTPRARNTVMAAHNEARSARNAEGLPEHLVLGLLAEPEGLAAKAITVQGVTLDALREAATAALPPAVEEAPELVPYGQAAKKVLELTFREALRLGHNYIGTEHILLALLEHENGEGVLSGLGIGKEPTEQYVVTVLEKIMLAQKETPDES
- a CDS encoding bifunctional 3'-5' exonuclease/DNA polymerase, with product MTDRWALAPAEDGGVDVAPLGPDGLPIGPVRRETDPAEAVRSRPGVTRWVWRSTAEVYPRLLATGVRVERCYDVEAAETLLLGHEGRYGEPRSAAAALARLRGGPVPPDPPQRSAEPGSQSSLFEPQGVPLPLPDLLAVYAEQQRRHESAEHPDRMRLLTAAESAGMLVAAEMNRAGLPWSAEVHRAVLHDLLGDRYAGGGEPRRLAELADEVSTAFGRRVRPDLPADVVKAFAQAGIKVSSTRRWEIETVDHPAVKPLIEYKKLYRVWVAHGWSWLQDWVREGRFRPEFLAGGTVTGRWVTNGGGGLQIPKVIRRAVVADPGWRLVVADADQMEPRVLAAISRDPGLMEVAGRESDLYQSVSDRAFSGDRAQAKLAVLGAVYGQTSGDGLKNLAALRRRFPRAVAYVDDAARAGEEGRLVRTWLGRTCPPAARGTDDATEEAGIPVADDDSAAPWVPGYASTDARARGRFARNFVVQGSAADWALLLLAALRRTCADLAAELVFFQHDEVIVHCPEEETEAVVAAIQEAAALAGRLTFGETQVRFPFTTAVVECYADAK